Genomic window (Chlorocebus sabaeus isolate Y175 chromosome 4, mChlSab1.0.hap1, whole genome shotgun sequence):
AGAGGAGGAGCCCTGCTGGGCTGGGACGCAGAATTCTGAGGGTGTCACTTGTCTCCTGCACCACTTCAGGAAGTTGGAGGAGGGTCTGGCTGTGAGAGTCTAAGGGAGGGTGCACCTAGCTGGTGCTGGCACTTCTGACAGGTTGCAGAGAAGCTGGTCCTGGGAGTGATGAAAGAAACTAGAAAGCTGCATAACAACCAGTGATGCTGGAGTAAACCACATAGCAATAATTCCTGCGGGGGCGAGAGAGAGAATAGGCAGGAGCAATTCCCTGTTGCTTCCTATTGCCTTTCAGTCTTCCTTAGTGCCCCCTATTGGTAGAGCCTAGAATGGATCCACCTGGCAAAAGAAATGTTTGCAGAAGCCCAGGTTAAGCAATTCAGAGGAGCAAATAAAAGAGTAGATTTAGAGATGAGCTATCATAGCTTTATGACCAGCATTGTATTCATTTGCttagtatcttttcttttctactagACCGTATGTGTTCAGTATCTATGTCTCTCTTTTTACTATTGTAACCCCTCCACCAACCCATGTCCCCCATGTGCACAGCACAATAGCAAGTAGACAGaagatactcaacaaatattcattgcatGGATGAATAATAGATGAATTTATTAGATTCTTTTCCTCAGAACTACTCAgcaaaatgtacaattcaattcTCATCAGTAAAACATGAGACATTTAGTGCCTCATATGATGTTCTAGGCATTTGGGCTAAAAATGCCTAGAACATCATATGAGGCAGTTTCTTTTCATTCAGGTGGGAATTTAAGACATTTTCATATGAAGCTAGGTAATAAAATGCTGTGGCAACATTCATATGTTTAAATGTCCTAAGAATTGAAGAGGCATCAAAACttatatcagaaaataaaaaggtaaatgcAGGTTTGGAGTGATTCAGGAGATGTGCAGAAGAACTTATAATCTGAAGCAGGCttgagagaggagggagaaaagcaAAACTGTGAAGGAAGGATAAGTTTGGCAGGTTTTGAGATGATTCTGCTGAAAGCAAACAAATGAGAGATAGTAGGAGAAGTCATTGGAAAATGGAATTGGAACCAACTGTGGAAAACCATCAATTTTGGAGTTCAAATTATGGGtattatgtcttttgcaaagaGGGGGCATTAAAACActttaagcaaaataaatgatgCTGCTGTTGGGAATATTTTCTGAAGATAAATCTGGCAGTACCATGGGTAATTGATTGAGTGGGTAGAAACTAGAAGCAGGAGGACCGGTTAGGAGCCTATGACAATAATTCTGATCCAGATAAAGATAATagtagaaataaaggaaagagataaCAGGTAACATTTAGAAGGAAGGCTAAATATCACATAATACAGATTCAGTCTGGGGCAAGGAGGGTGGAGAAGATATCTAGAATTAATCCACAGTGATACACATAGGATTCAGAAAGGTGGAGATAGAGCAGAGACTACCTACTTATCAGAACTTGATTAATAATGGCATCAGTACAATAAAAATCACAGTgaattattttcagtattttaattttaattttatgttcaggggtacatgtgcaggtttgttatgtaggaaCACTTGTGActtgggggtttggtgtacagattatttcatcacctgtatactaagcatagtacctgatagttttttttcccctgaaccTCCCCCTCTCTCCACCGTCCTCCCTCAAGtaggctccagtgtctgttgttcctctctttctgtccatgtgttcttattatttagctcccacttctaagtgagaatatgtggcatttgattttctgttcccatgttagttttgtccttttttatggccgcatagtattctatggtgttaccacattttctttatccagtctactgttgataaacatttagtttgattccaggtctttgctgtTGAAAAATTACAGAGAGTATTTGTCATCCAATAACAAAAGTCAGCATTTTGAAAAGCTAATATGAATCTGGAAGAATGTATATATCTTCATCTTGAGGAACTTCAGAAGGACGAGGCTTCTGGAAGTTATAATAGTCAGAAGATGTCTCATTTCCATAGATATGCTCCTCGAAATTGGACTGCCGTGTGTTTTCATATAGTTCCTTTCCGGTTTTTCCTTTAACTTTGGGAGGacctgcttccacattttcatagTTTTTGTGTACGTTATTTCCCTTGACAGCAGATTTGTGGTCTTGGGTTTCAACTGAGATTTTATGCCTTAAGCCAATGATGTGGGGGCCCAAGAATGTTTTAGTACAGACTTTTCTcctgctgcttctcctttgcaAAAACTTCGGTAAGGTAAATCGTGTGGCAACATGGCGTTTACAGTGCCAAGCACACCCAATTCCACAAACCACTAAGAGTAAAAGAAGCGAAATTCCTACAGAAATGGCCACTAAATTATTTCCACAGCTTTTCAACATTTCTGTATGAACAGTGCTGTTTAGTGGTTTGGTGTTACCCTTAATGAATTCACAAATTCACAATGTAATTCCTTGTAGCCTAGTATTATtcaaaaatgagtttggaagctCTTTTAGGCATTTCCTTTTCAGAGCTGAAAGAATGCTATCTGGTAAAGTCCTGATGCAATTAGAGGAGAGAATGTATAAACTTGTATAAACTTATTTTTGGAAGATGGCTCTCTTCGTGTGTGATGCTCTTCACATTACAGCCATTAATGTATAATTGTACTGTATCAAGGGGATTTTATTCCATTCCGCTTCCTTTTCTGTTAATGAATCacaaaatgaagcagaaatgaGTGGAAGATGACAGCAGAGTAGAAAACTCAAGAAAAAGAAGGTTGAATGtcaggtactgtggctcacacctgtaatcccagcactttgggaggccgaggcgggtggatcacgaagtcaggagatcgagaccatcctggctaacaagatgaaaccccgtctctactaaaaatacaaaaacttagccgggcgtggtggcgggcgcctgtaatcccaactactcgggaggctgaggcaggagaatggcatgaacccaggagggagagtttgcagtgagccaagatcgtgccactgcactccagcctgggcaacagagcgagactccctctcaaaaaaaaaaaaaaaaaaaaaaaagaaggttgaaAGTTCTGCCATCCAGAAACCTcctctaaattaaaaatatgttaattgcATACTTACTATCTAACATAGAAAAATTACTGATTTTCACCAATGCATTAAACACCAGCATATAGTGAGCTTCTGCTTTTAGTATAAAATACACTACCTGttgtgatgaaagaaaaaagagttagAAAAATCCTGTCCCTGCCCAAGCCTGAGTAGTTTTATCACTTAGATCTCCACATAGTTTTTGACAATTAGGTTAACAATTTTCAAGTGAAAGATAATGTTCTGAGCACAATAGAAGAAATGGGACATGTGCAGACAAGTGCAATCATCTTCATTACCTGTCACCTCTTCTGTGAAGCCCTGCCTATCCTTCTTTGGAGCAGGCAGAGGCCTTGTCTTTTTCTTAACCATTCCTTCATCTGCAATCCTGCATTAATGAGTCCATTCTCTACTATAGCGCCATAACCTAAATGAGAGAGGATTGTATTCTTACTCGGTTAAACGGTGGGCAGGGTTCAGGTCATTTCATCCGTATGTTCCTAGAGAACAGCACAACACCTAGCACAGAAAATGCatccaatcaatatttattgaatgaaagaatgcatttaaaaatgactGCAAATTTCAGCATCTAATTGCTTAAGATGATAGTTTAAAACTCAAGGGTGCACTTTATGCTTAAAACATGAAATGAGACCTTTAAAGTAAACAAATGGATTTTCAAAAGCCTTTGTATCACAGGTTTTCTCATAGCTTTCAGAAAATAACTTCCATCTAagatgattttacattgttttctgtTGATGCTTTAAAATGGCAAGGAGATAAGAAGGGGAAGTGTTCAACTGGGCTGCAT
Coding sequences:
- the GAPT gene encoding protein GAPT, with product MLKSCGNNLVAISVGISLLLLLVVCGIGCAWHCKRHVATRFTLPKFLQRRSSRRKVCTKTFLGPHIIGLRHKISVETQDHKSAVKGNNVHKNYENVEAGPPKVKGKTGKELYENTRQSNFEEHIYGNETSSDYYNFQKPRPSEVPQDEDIYILPDSY